From Halanaeroarchaeum sulfurireducens, a single genomic window includes:
- a CDS encoding DUF2298 domain-containing protein, whose product MEYGLVVVWLGLFLALGAVALPAGSAVFATLPDRGAGLAIPFAFAWLAFVGYWIGQATFGPETAIAALVSLVVGSGLAMRHGVEVHWRRYRDAALVFTLAFLLLVGIRAYDPAVHPVGGEKFLDFGLLASLLRAGSLPPEDMWFANEPVQYYYGGHMLAAMFAQLTDTAAKYAYNLALAGYYAAFVTAAWGIGGAMGAGRGGSYGRGGAVAAFFVALASNLSPPIRLLVWALPTTLGDRLADLASIDVKWLATGPSNFHYWFASRVMERGASDGTFITEFPFFAFLNGDLHGHMMSPVFLLLGVGLAYAYWRTTEEDAFRRAGLVFLAIPPVVGLLLVVNTWSAPALVGITWLTLLFAPTPPWRLLPTRVAARFDRVADAGILRQESARIAVATVLAGVIAALGAISVAPFLLGPATGRSIGLFPESPSRLAGLLVVHGGFLAITVPYLGRGHSRDRLAIVGLLAIAAIGVTSALGVPAVGLFGPVLLGAWYLLRTGGDVNFETVLVVGVMGLLVLVEFVYVIEQAGPGRLNTVFKVYAQVWALWTVAVGAMTAGLPPIKPSVRRFGRTLRGRTGRDTETAGSVATVLLVVLLVSTSIYAGFAIATTVGGQSGSPTLDAHAYIEADHPHEAAAIEWVGDRSGQPTMVSAPGESIYEWVNAPSSMTGVPTVAGWSHEIGYRGGEAYRSRVRDVDAIFETSDQRTRANLLDRYDVTYMYVGPVERERYERHSYGDEPGISVAYEDEWVTIYRVDESELTA is encoded by the coding sequence GTGGAATACGGACTGGTCGTCGTCTGGCTTGGCCTCTTCCTCGCCCTCGGCGCGGTCGCGCTTCCGGCGGGAAGCGCCGTGTTCGCGACGCTCCCGGACCGGGGAGCAGGTCTCGCGATCCCGTTCGCATTCGCGTGGCTCGCGTTCGTGGGCTACTGGATCGGCCAGGCGACCTTCGGGCCGGAAACGGCGATCGCGGCGCTGGTCTCCCTCGTCGTTGGTTCCGGGCTGGCGATGCGCCACGGCGTCGAGGTTCACTGGCGGCGCTACCGCGACGCTGCGCTCGTGTTCACGCTCGCATTCCTTTTGCTGGTGGGTATTAGAGCCTACGACCCGGCCGTCCATCCGGTCGGTGGCGAAAAATTCCTGGATTTCGGATTGCTCGCATCCCTGCTCCGTGCAGGGAGCCTCCCGCCGGAGGACATGTGGTTCGCGAACGAGCCCGTTCAGTACTACTACGGCGGACACATGCTCGCGGCGATGTTCGCTCAGCTCACTGACACTGCGGCGAAATACGCCTACAACCTCGCGCTCGCTGGCTATTACGCGGCGTTCGTGACCGCGGCGTGGGGGATCGGCGGTGCGATGGGCGCGGGACGTGGTGGTTCCTACGGGCGTGGCGGCGCGGTCGCCGCGTTCTTCGTCGCACTGGCGAGCAACCTCTCGCCACCGATCCGACTGCTCGTCTGGGCGCTGCCGACGACCCTTGGCGATAGGCTCGCCGATCTCGCGTCGATCGACGTGAAATGGCTCGCGACCGGACCGTCGAATTTTCACTACTGGTTTGCGAGCCGGGTGATGGAGCGGGGGGCGTCGGACGGCACCTTCATCACGGAGTTCCCCTTCTTCGCGTTCCTCAACGGCGACCTCCACGGTCACATGATGAGTCCGGTGTTCCTCCTGCTCGGCGTGGGACTGGCCTACGCGTACTGGCGGACCACCGAGGAGGACGCGTTTCGACGGGCGGGACTCGTGTTTCTCGCGATCCCGCCCGTGGTCGGACTGCTGCTCGTCGTGAACACCTGGAGCGCCCCCGCATTGGTTGGGATCACGTGGTTGACCCTACTCTTCGCGCCGACGCCGCCCTGGCGGCTCCTCCCGACGCGGGTGGCAGCAAGATTCGATCGGGTCGCCGATGCCGGTATCCTCCGCCAGGAAAGTGCGCGTATCGCTGTTGCAACGGTCCTTGCCGGAGTCATCGCAGCCCTCGGAGCAATCTCGGTTGCCCCGTTCCTCCTGGGGCCGGCGACCGGCCGATCCATCGGCCTGTTTCCGGAGTCGCCGAGCCGGCTGGCCGGTTTGCTCGTCGTCCACGGTGGGTTCCTGGCCATCACGGTACCCTACCTCGGGCGCGGGCACTCACGCGACCGCCTCGCGATAGTGGGACTCCTCGCAATCGCTGCGATCGGGGTGACTTCCGCCCTCGGAGTCCCCGCAGTCGGCCTGTTCGGGCCCGTATTACTCGGTGCCTGGTATCTCCTGCGAACGGGCGGTGACGTGAACTTCGAGACCGTTCTGGTCGTTGGCGTCATGGGGTTGCTCGTCCTCGTCGAGTTCGTCTACGTTATCGAGCAGGCAGGGCCGGGGCGGCTCAACACGGTCTTCAAGGTGTACGCCCAGGTGTGGGCGCTGTGGACCGTCGCCGTCGGAGCAATGACCGCGGGGCTGCCCCCAATCAAACCAAGTGTCCGACGGTTCGGTCGAACGCTTCGGGGGAGAACGGGGCGGGATACGGAGACTGCGGGAAGCGTGGCCACGGTCCTGCTCGTTGTACTTCTCGTTTCCACGTCCATCTACGCCGGGTTCGCCATCGCAACGACGGTCGGCGGGCAATCCGGGAGCCCGACACTCGACGCGCACGCGTATATCGAGGCCGATCATCCACACGAGGCCGCGGCGATCGAGTGGGTCGGCGACCGGAGCGGGCAGCCAACCATGGTCTCCGCACCGGGCGAGTCGATCTACGAGTGGGTGAACGCGCCGTCGAGCATGACCGGCGTTCCGACGGTGGCGGGCTGGTCACACGAGATCGGCTATCGGGGGGGTGAGGCGTACCGCTCACGAGTCAGAGACGTCGACGCCATCTTCGAGACGTCCGATCAGCGGACGCGCGCCAACCTGTTGGACCGCTACGACGTCACGTACATGTACGTCGGCCCCGTCGAACGCGAACGATACGAGCGTCACTCGTACGGCGACGAACCGGGAATCTCGGTCGCGTACGAGGACGAGTGGGTGACGATCTACCGCGTGGACGAATCGGAGCTGACCGCGTGA
- a CDS encoding glycosyltransferase: MSSSVGVVVPAYRPDVDVLRRYLGELHAVLDPAVLRVELDAPSPETVTALSDTPAEVSTADERRGKGAAITAGFEALETDVLAFADADGSTPAESIEAVVTPVRAGEVDLAVGSRRHPDADVRSHQSLLRRRLGDAFAWLARRALDVSLFDYQCGAKALSRPTWESIRSHLYEPGFAWDLELVSMAAATGARIREVPVTWIDHPESTVAPRTVVPEMIAGLVATRHRARLLDDDPLSEALDVYRNRSSPLVARMDRK; the protein is encoded by the coding sequence ATGAGTTCGAGCGTGGGCGTCGTCGTGCCGGCCTATCGCCCGGACGTCGACGTCCTTCGGCGGTACCTGGGGGAACTCCACGCGGTCCTGGACCCTGCGGTTCTTCGCGTGGAACTGGACGCTCCATCGCCCGAGACGGTGACGGCGCTGTCGGACACCCCGGCGGAGGTCTCAACCGCCGACGAACGCCGGGGAAAGGGCGCCGCGATTACTGCGGGATTCGAGGCTCTCGAAACCGACGTGCTCGCGTTCGCCGACGCGGACGGAAGTACCCCTGCGGAATCCATCGAGGCCGTCGTCACCCCGGTTCGGGCCGGCGAGGTGGACCTCGCAGTCGGATCGCGCCGCCATCCGGACGCGGACGTCCGGTCACATCAATCGCTCCTGCGGCGCCGACTGGGAGATGCCTTCGCCTGGCTGGCCCGCCGGGCGCTCGACGTGTCGCTGTTCGATTACCAGTGCGGCGCGAAGGCGCTGTCCCGGCCGACCTGGGAGTCGATCCGATCGCATCTCTACGAACCCGGTTTCGCCTGGGATCTGGAACTCGTCTCGATGGCCGCGGCGACCGGTGCTCGCATCCGAGAAGTGCCGGTCACCTGGATCGACCACCCGGAGAGTACCGTGGCGCCCCGTACGGTCGTGCCCGAGATGATCGCCGGCCTCGTCGCTACCCGTCACCGAGCCCGACTGCTCGACGACGACCCGCTGTCCGAGGCTCTGGACGTGTATCGAAACCGATCCTCACCGCTCGTCGCCCGCATGGACCGAAAATGA
- a CDS encoding GtrA family protein, giving the protein MTGPDAPMTAIQRRLRALASGVRFGQFLSVGIVGAVLDTTVTLTLTNTVGVHPDLSKFVGAEAAILLMFLVNDRWTFAGEGAVGLLPALRRLLTSNVVRVGGLTVQLLTYHVVRQFSITIPVLGVDLYSVIAIGIAIGAGFIVNYLAESLFTWRVHAE; this is encoded by the coding sequence ATGACGGGTCCGGACGCCCCGATGACGGCGATCCAGAGACGGTTGCGCGCCCTCGCGTCCGGTGTTCGATTTGGGCAGTTCCTCTCCGTCGGCATCGTGGGCGCCGTCCTCGATACGACGGTCACGCTGACACTGACGAACACTGTGGGGGTCCATCCGGACCTCTCCAAGTTCGTCGGTGCCGAAGCCGCCATCCTCCTGATGTTCCTCGTCAACGACCGCTGGACGTTCGCGGGCGAGGGCGCCGTTGGCCTCCTGCCGGCGCTCCGGCGCCTTCTCACGTCGAACGTGGTCAGGGTCGGCGGACTCACGGTCCAGTTGCTCACCTATCACGTGGTTCGACAGTTCTCGATCACGATTCCCGTCCTCGGCGTCGACCTCTACAGTGTAATCGCCATCGGTATCGCCATCGGGGCCGGGTTCATCGTCAACTACCTCGCGGAGAGTCTGTTCACCTGGCGCGTCCACGCCGAGTGA
- the hpt gene encoding hypoxanthine/guanine phosphoribosyltransferase encodes MDRLRQSLLDAPLIQKGDYQYFVHPISDGVPMLEPGLLREIVIGIIRKAELEDVDKIVTPAAMGIHISTAVSLMTDIPLVVIRKRQYGLDGEISLSKETGYSESEMYINDVHPGDKVLVLDDVLSTGGTLLAIAEALDSIDADIRDIVAVIKKAGENELDGTKYEVKTLINVTVEDDEVVITDEHGDG; translated from the coding sequence ATGGATAGGCTCAGGCAGTCCCTCCTCGACGCCCCCCTCATTCAGAAGGGCGACTATCAGTATTTCGTTCATCCGATCAGCGATGGTGTCCCGATGTTGGAACCCGGATTACTCCGGGAGATCGTGATCGGCATCATCCGCAAGGCCGAACTCGAAGACGTCGACAAGATCGTCACGCCCGCTGCGATGGGCATTCACATCTCCACGGCCGTCTCGTTGATGACGGATATTCCACTCGTGGTCATCAGAAAGCGACAGTACGGCCTGGACGGTGAGATATCCCTCTCCAAGGAAACGGGCTACTCGGAGAGCGAGATGTACATCAACGATGTCCATCCCGGCGACAAGGTCCTCGTCCTCGACGACGTTCTATCGACCGGCGGAACGCTTCTCGCGATCGCCGAGGCTCTGGACTCGATCGACGCCGATATCCGTGACATCGTCGCCGTGATCAAGAAGGCCGGCGAGAACGAACTCGACGGGACCAAGTACGAGGTCAAGACGTTGATCAACGTGACCGTCGAGGACGACGAGGTCGTCATCACCGACGAGCACGGCGACGGGTAA
- the mbhE gene encoding hydrogen gas-evolving membrane-bound hydrogenase subunit E — protein sequence MQPNSAAIVVLVGLPFLAAAVAPIVYRYLGDRTAYFAAAIAFISLGLVSSQHGVHGEVVLPWIPSMGVTLRFYVDGLALLVGYLASGIGVLVFTYSASYMHGEPGKAKYYATMLAFMGSMLGVAFAADLLAIFVFWELTSISSFVLIGHYTDERDSRYAARKSMLITVGGGLFMLVGFLILASHAGTYDLVYMLEHADEVRSGLASAGLLWPVVGLLGIGAAAKSAQVPLHIWLPNAMEAPTTVSTFLHSATMVKAGVYLVGRFRPLLLSDEWMALFAALGLITMTVTAILAVSATDIKELLAYSTASHLGLIIAGFGFQNAYGAETGAFHILNHALFKAALFLVAGIVAHEAGTRAIDELGGMWRDLPITAGITVVAALGMAGVPPFNGFYSKELLFEAAYETAVHLGGLAWLYPAVAVFGSIFTFLYSIRFLQLFFGDRPDALGEVHSPPVTMIAPPLLLAVLAAIVGAMPQLAVDTLIQSVVGSATSGHAHAFHVGLPTSLTPPFVMSLIVMGTGVITYPFYGRIHAALNRLFEVVPPITANWWYDSIVYGVNRRSVQVAERVHNGLLRTYATWTFFGVAALTISGFVATTATLPAELPITLAPALILVLLVAVVAAVAITIAPSHVAGVLTLSILGFMVAIFYILASAPDLALTQLTIETLTLVIFLLVLDRLPAFYGEIDRMRAIRDGVLSIAVGMTVTVTVLLSTAATPTMKIAEYFVEEAIPQGGGGNIVNVILVDFRAFDTLGEISVIAMAALSVLTLVALRNGGETA from the coding sequence GTGCAACCGAACTCTGCGGCAATCGTCGTTCTCGTCGGCCTCCCGTTTCTCGCCGCAGCAGTCGCCCCCATCGTTTATCGGTACCTCGGCGATCGCACGGCCTATTTCGCCGCCGCGATAGCCTTCATCTCACTCGGTCTCGTTTCGAGTCAACACGGCGTTCACGGCGAGGTGGTTCTCCCGTGGATTCCGTCAATGGGTGTGACGCTGCGCTTTTACGTGGACGGGCTGGCCCTGCTCGTCGGGTACCTGGCGAGTGGGATCGGGGTGTTAGTGTTCACCTATTCGGCGAGTTATATGCACGGAGAGCCTGGGAAGGCGAAATATTACGCCACGATGCTGGCGTTCATGGGCTCGATGCTCGGAGTGGCGTTCGCTGCCGATCTGCTCGCCATCTTCGTGTTCTGGGAACTCACCAGCATCTCGTCGTTCGTCCTCATCGGCCACTACACCGACGAGCGCGATTCGCGGTACGCAGCGCGAAAATCGATGCTCATCACCGTCGGTGGCGGCCTGTTCATGCTCGTGGGCTTTCTGATCCTCGCGAGTCATGCCGGGACGTACGACCTCGTCTACATGCTCGAACACGCAGACGAGGTTCGATCCGGTCTCGCCTCTGCAGGGCTCCTGTGGCCGGTCGTTGGACTCCTGGGGATCGGGGCCGCGGCGAAATCGGCTCAGGTTCCCCTCCATATCTGGCTCCCGAACGCGATGGAGGCGCCGACCACCGTGTCGACGTTCCTCCACTCGGCGACGATGGTGAAGGCGGGCGTCTATCTCGTGGGCCGCTTCCGCCCGTTGCTCCTCTCCGACGAGTGGATGGCGCTGTTCGCCGCACTCGGTCTGATCACGATGACCGTCACGGCCATATTGGCCGTCTCGGCCACGGACATCAAGGAACTGCTCGCGTATTCTACCGCCTCCCATCTCGGGCTCATCATCGCCGGGTTCGGGTTTCAGAACGCGTATGGCGCGGAGACCGGCGCCTTCCACATCCTCAATCACGCGCTGTTCAAGGCCGCGCTGTTCCTGGTCGCCGGCATCGTCGCCCACGAGGCCGGCACTCGGGCCATCGACGAACTGGGCGGGATGTGGCGTGATCTCCCCATAACGGCCGGCATCACGGTCGTTGCGGCTCTCGGGATGGCTGGCGTCCCCCCGTTCAATGGGTTCTACTCGAAGGAACTGCTCTTCGAGGCTGCCTACGAGACGGCCGTCCATCTCGGTGGGCTGGCGTGGCTCTATCCTGCCGTCGCCGTCTTCGGGAGCATTTTCACCTTCCTGTACTCGATCCGCTTCCTGCAGTTGTTCTTCGGTGATCGCCCGGATGCCCTCGGGGAGGTTCACTCGCCGCCGGTCACGATGATCGCGCCGCCGTTGCTCCTCGCAGTGCTCGCTGCCATCGTGGGTGCAATGCCCCAGCTGGCAGTGGATACCCTCATTCAGTCGGTCGTCGGGAGCGCAACGAGCGGCCACGCGCACGCGTTCCACGTCGGATTGCCTACCTCGCTGACGCCGCCGTTCGTCATGAGTCTCATCGTCATGGGTACTGGTGTCATCACCTACCCCTTCTACGGGAGGATCCACGCGGCCCTGAACAGGCTGTTCGAAGTGGTGCCACCGATTACAGCGAACTGGTGGTACGACTCCATCGTTTACGGAGTCAATCGCAGGAGCGTTCAGGTGGCCGAACGCGTGCACAACGGGCTGCTCAGGACGTATGCGACCTGGACCTTCTTCGGTGTCGCGGCACTCACCATCAGCGGATTCGTGGCGACGACCGCCACCCTGCCAGCGGAACTTCCCATCACCCTGGCACCGGCCCTCATTCTCGTGCTATTGGTCGCGGTCGTCGCTGCCGTTGCCATCACGATCGCACCGTCCCACGTCGCCGGGGTGCTCACCCTGTCGATTCTCGGATTCATGGTCGCCATCTTCTACATCCTCGCGAGCGCACCCGACCTCGCCTTGACGCAGCTGACCATCGAAACGTTGACGCTCGTCATCTTTTTGCTCGTCCTGGACCGCCTCCCTGCCTTCTATGGCGAAATCGACCGTATGAGGGCGATCCGCGACGGTGTTCTTTCGATCGCCGTGGGGATGACGGTCACCGTCACTGTCCTCCTGTCGACTGCGGCGACCCCGACGATGAAAATCGCGGAGTATTTCGTCGAGGAAGCGATTCCGCAGGGTGGCGGTGGGAACATCGTGAACGTCATACTCGTCGACTTCCGGGCCTTCGATACGCTGGGTGAGATCAGCGTCATCGCGATGGCGGCGCTGTCGGTGTTGACGCTCGTTGCCCTGCGAAACGGAGGTGAAACGGCGTGA
- a CDS encoding MnhB domain-containing protein, with translation MTTVIFRTATKFVVPIIMLVSIALFLQGHNAPGGGFIGGVLTASAFALIYIAYGLDFLEDGVLGRDAQTMIEHISHGVVSDYRHLFAIGLGIAAGSGLLAILLGVPFLTQGYVILEHVPIYGEVELASAVVFDLGVYAVVIGALLTILSVVGAE, from the coding sequence GTGACGACCGTCATCTTCCGAACGGCGACGAAGTTCGTCGTCCCGATCATCATGCTGGTGTCCATCGCCCTGTTCCTCCAGGGTCACAACGCGCCCGGTGGGGGCTTCATCGGTGGCGTACTGACGGCCAGTGCGTTCGCTCTCATTTACATCGCGTATGGGCTGGACTTTCTCGAAGACGGCGTGCTCGGGCGGGATGCTCAGACGATGATCGAGCACATCAGCCACGGGGTCGTCTCCGACTATCGGCACCTGTTCGCGATCGGACTCGGTATTGCCGCAGGCTCCGGCCTGCTCGCGATCCTGCTCGGCGTTCCGTTCCTCACGCAGGGGTACGTGATTCTGGAGCACGTGCCGATATATGGCGAGGTCGAACTGGCCAGCGCCGTCGTCTTCGACCTGGGGGTCTACGCCGTGGTCATTGGTGCGCTCTTGACCATTCTCTCGGTGGTGGGGGCAGAATGA
- a CDS encoding sodium:proton antiporter, with protein MTGSAVLPETVLAIVLGVLFSLGTFLVLRRDVVRVVWGVAILSQSANVYLVTMGHIGGSVPVLSHHGGGGHGAVTDPLVQALVLTAIVIGFGTTAFALVLTYRVYEEHGTIDTAEIREVR; from the coding sequence ATGACGGGGAGCGCAGTCCTGCCGGAGACGGTCCTCGCCATCGTCCTTGGCGTCCTGTTCTCGCTGGGGACCTTCCTCGTTCTCCGACGGGACGTCGTCAGGGTGGTCTGGGGTGTCGCGATCCTCAGTCAGTCGGCGAACGTCTACCTCGTTACGATGGGTCACATCGGCGGGAGCGTCCCCGTCCTCTCCCACCACGGTGGCGGTGGCCACGGGGCGGTCACGGATCCGCTCGTGCAGGCACTCGTCCTGACCGCCATCGTCATCGGATTTGGGACGACTGCATTCGCCCTCGTGTTGACCTATCGGGTGTACGAGGAGCACGGTACGATAGATACCGCCGAGATCAGGGAGGTCCGCTGA
- a CDS encoding complex I subunit 5 family protein: MPVNHLVAVPMLIAISTAIVTLLTKGAPRVQRGLSFLGVLGYAASVAVLVTAVVPGNVLTYQLGAWPAPFGITLVADSLSVFMLAISATVAVPALVFSVRFVDEFGQRLSYHPLFHFMLVGVTGSFLTGDIFNLFVWFEVMLMSTYVLVVFYGGAEHTRAALNYVVLNLVGSAVMLLAIGGLYATTGTLNMADIATRLADPAAYGVDVAPVLGLSALLFVVFALKAGIVPFQFWVPAAYKAAPAPVTAMLAGVVKKVGVYAIIRLYFGVFAAATVPVSLPGISGDSVLAFYGPVMFVLATVSVVFGGVAAIGRDDLDGLLAYSSIGQIGFIILPLAIAATIPDLRGIAIVAALVYTLNHALAKALLFLVAGTVEEVAGTTDFHAVSGLSRVAPVVTGSFLVGGLALVGIPPLTGFFGKLFVFQTAVDAGSTGGLIVALFGAILTIMYISRAWNRGFWGEPTTATESIDPDPTEVAMLVVLALAIVLLGVGFDPVYRFADAASQAALDQQAYVDAVQLQVLSGGEHA, translated from the coding sequence ATGCCTGTAAATCACCTCGTCGCCGTACCGATGCTGATCGCCATCTCGACTGCCATCGTGACCCTCCTCACGAAAGGTGCGCCGCGTGTGCAACGTGGCCTCAGCTTCCTGGGTGTTCTGGGGTACGCGGCGTCCGTCGCCGTGCTCGTGACGGCGGTCGTTCCTGGAAACGTCCTCACGTACCAGCTCGGCGCGTGGCCGGCGCCGTTCGGCATAACGCTGGTTGCGGATTCGCTGTCGGTGTTCATGCTCGCCATCTCGGCGACCGTGGCGGTCCCGGCACTCGTGTTCTCAGTCCGTTTCGTCGACGAGTTCGGGCAGCGCCTCTCTTACCACCCGCTCTTTCACTTCATGTTAGTGGGCGTCACGGGCTCGTTCCTCACTGGCGATATCTTCAACCTGTTCGTCTGGTTCGAGGTCATGCTCATGTCCACGTACGTGCTCGTGGTCTTCTATGGCGGCGCCGAGCACACCCGTGCGGCCCTCAACTACGTCGTGTTGAACCTCGTCGGGAGCGCCGTCATGTTGCTCGCCATCGGCGGTCTCTACGCCACCACGGGGACGTTGAACATGGCGGACATCGCGACCCGGCTGGCCGACCCGGCCGCGTACGGCGTGGACGTCGCGCCCGTGCTGGGGCTGTCAGCACTGCTCTTCGTGGTCTTCGCGTTGAAGGCCGGCATCGTTCCGTTCCAGTTCTGGGTGCCTGCCGCGTACAAAGCAGCGCCAGCACCAGTCACCGCCATGCTGGCGGGCGTGGTCAAAAAAGTCGGCGTCTACGCCATCATCAGGCTGTACTTCGGCGTGTTCGCGGCCGCCACCGTCCCGGTCTCGCTCCCGGGAATCTCCGGTGACAGCGTCCTCGCGTTTTACGGCCCAGTCATGTTCGTGTTGGCGACGGTCAGTGTCGTCTTTGGCGGCGTCGCAGCGATCGGCCGGGATGACCTCGACGGCCTCCTCGCGTACTCGAGCATCGGGCAGATCGGGTTCATCATCCTGCCGCTCGCCATCGCTGCGACGATCCCGGACCTGCGCGGCATCGCCATCGTCGCGGCTCTGGTCTATACGCTCAACCACGCCCTCGCGAAGGCCCTGCTATTCCTGGTCGCAGGGACCGTCGAAGAGGTCGCAGGGACGACCGATTTCCACGCCGTGAGTGGACTCTCCCGTGTGGCTCCCGTCGTCACGGGGTCGTTCCTCGTGGGTGGCCTCGCACTCGTCGGTATCCCACCGCTCACCGGTTTCTTCGGCAAACTGTTCGTTTTCCAGACGGCGGTGGACGCCGGGAGTACCGGGGGGCTGATCGTCGCCCTATTCGGTGCGATATTGACGATCATGTACATCTCTCGGGCCTGGAACCGGGGATTCTGGGGTGAGCCGACGACCGCGACCGAGTCGATCGATCCGGACCCGACCGAGGTGGCGATGTTGGTCGTTCTCGCGCTCGCCATCGTACTCCTCGGCGTCGGGTTCGATCCGGTGTATCGGTTCGCCGACGCCGCCAGTCAGGCGGCGCTCGACCAACAGGCGTACGTCGATGCCGTGCAACTGCAGGTCTTGTCCGGAGGTGAACACGCATGA
- a CDS encoding Na+/H+ antiporter subunit E, producing the protein MKIRRWQFAAIILTIIWLFVRGVPLDPQVIFGELLLGFILAIFVTWGFRRMYEGQTNLSHGARVLPYALVYVGTFLRELIVGNVDVAYRVLWPSMPIEPVTVYMPLRVERPTAITTIANSISLTPGTLSMDYDDEANALYVHTINGRDPASIVAPIRRWEDLAIVIFGEEADPSDPAPDIQIGGDIDGE; encoded by the coding sequence ATGAAGATTCGTCGCTGGCAGTTCGCCGCGATCATCCTGACGATCATCTGGCTGTTCGTCAGAGGCGTTCCACTCGACCCGCAGGTCATTTTCGGCGAACTCCTGTTGGGCTTCATCCTCGCGATCTTCGTCACCTGGGGATTCCGCCGCATGTACGAGGGCCAGACGAATCTGTCCCATGGCGCTCGAGTGCTCCCATACGCACTCGTCTACGTGGGGACCTTTCTCAGGGAGTTGATCGTCGGAAACGTCGACGTGGCGTACCGTGTGTTGTGGCCATCGATGCCCATCGAACCGGTGACCGTGTACATGCCGCTTCGAGTCGAACGCCCGACTGCGATAACGACCATCGCGAACTCCATCTCGCTCACTCCGGGGACGCTATCGATGGATTACGACGACGAGGCGAACGCGCTGTACGTCCATACCATCAACGGCAGGGATCCCGCGTCCATCGTCGCGCCGATCCGACGGTGGGAGGATCTCGCGATCGTCATATTCGGCGAGGAGGCCGATCCGTCCGACCCGGCACCCGACATCCAGATCGGAGGTGATATCGATGGCGAGTGA
- a CDS encoding monovalent cation/H+ antiporter complex subunit F has translation MASDLIGTVVSWALIISAGLTLLAAYRVIRGPSTPDRVVALDTIATNVVAIAVLFAIQTDESLFVTVGLVLAIIGFISTVTVAKYVIEGDIIQP, from the coding sequence ATGGCGAGTGATCTCATCGGAACGGTCGTCTCGTGGGCGCTGATCATCTCGGCGGGGTTGACGCTGTTGGCAGCGTACCGCGTCATCCGGGGACCGTCGACACCCGACCGCGTCGTCGCGCTGGATACCATTGCGACGAACGTCGTGGCCATCGCCGTGCTCTTCGCCATTCAGACCGACGAGTCGCTGTTCGTCACCGTGGGTCTGGTGTTGGCCATCATCGGGTTCATCAGCACCGTGACCGTCGCGAAGTACGTCATCGAGGGGGACATCATCCAACCATGA
- the mnhG gene encoding monovalent cation/H(+) antiporter subunit G, with protein sequence MSLLTTVTELVIVALLIVGTFFLAVGTIGLLRLPDVYNRMHATTKAATLGAASIFLAGTVYFGPMGDGLPALIGIVFLFLTAPTGAHMISRSAQKMGVEFSGPASWPDDSSDADIED encoded by the coding sequence ATGAGTCTACTCACAACCGTCACCGAACTGGTCATTGTCGCGCTCCTGATCGTGGGGACCTTTTTCCTCGCGGTCGGCACGATCGGACTGCTCCGTCTGCCCGACGTGTACAATCGGATGCACGCGACGACGAAGGCGGCGACGCTCGGAGCGGCCTCGATCTTTCTCGCCGGAACGGTCTACTTCGGGCCCATGGGCGACGGTCTCCCAGCGCTCATCGGGATCGTCTTCCTGTTCCTGACCGCACCGACCGGCGCTCACATGATCTCGCGGTCTGCACAGAAGATGGGCGTCGAATTTTCCGGGCCGGCGTCGTGGCCCGACGACTCCTCCGACGCCGATATTGAGGACTGA